Part of the Acropora palmata chromosome 10, jaAcrPala1.3, whole genome shotgun sequence genome, GAACTCTAACCTACCAAACGTCTACCTTTTGTCGCTTTGTTAACACACTGTTTTCAACTTGGTAAAGGCGAAAATTGATATTAAGCCAGGTATTACAACAGCCGTGCAGTCAGCAGAGTTCAATAGCGTTCGCTcgctttgaacaacttggcTAGGAGCGAAATGACCCAAACTTCCTTTTGATCTGAATGGCGTAGTATCTTTGTGTCGTGGCTGCTTAAATGTGCTACAGACATTGTTCTGTTGAGAGATGTTGAATGAACGAGAAATAGTAGAACGCTGTATGATCACCTTGGCTGTCGGTCTATACATGGCGTATatcttttatgtttcttttttagctGGAATTTATTGCGGAACAAGCGAAAACAGACGATTGAATTCCCTTGATCTCAGAGCAGGTACATACACTAAAGCTTGTTATTGCTTTATAACACTTACTTTATCATCTGGAATACTGACGAAATGGCTTGTGCTTTACAGATAAACAAGTTACTATTTGTTCAAGAGGAAAAAGTCCATTGACATGTGAGTCTCCCGGCTCAGCAATTGCTATAACGGGGGTGTTCTGGGGACGACAATCCCCCAATATATGCCCCTCAGAAGACGGAGACCCCGTAACAAATTGCCCCACGGCACCAGAAACGCGCAACATTGTTAAAGAAATGTGTGAAGGGATGGGAAGTTGCGTTTTGGAAGGAAAAGCGGATAAATTACAAAAGCGGAAGCATTGTTACGGAGTACAAAAATACCTCCTGGTGAATTATACTTGCGTCCCTCAAAAGAAAGAACTTGTTTTATGTGATTCTGAGAAATCGATCCTCTTTTGTCCTTCTGATTGGGTACTTAAAGTGAACTCTGCTTTCTGGGGTCGTCAAAGTTCCACTCTTTGTCCATCAGTCAAGGGACAGGAAAAATGCCCAGGGGCATCGGAGACCATCTCTAAACTTAGAAGCAAATGCAGCAATATTCCATTCTGCCCTGTCAAGGCCTTTTACAAGGAGCTACAGAATGGCGGGGAAAACTGTCCAAGGGTTGAAAAATACCTCATTGTTAACTACAGCTGTCACCCTAGTCCA contains:
- the LOC141895552 gene encoding L-rhamnose-binding lectin SML-like, which produces MDAEGFLRVLTLGLLSTGIYCGTSENRRLNSLDLRADKQVTICSRGKSPLTCESPGSAIAITGVFWGRQSPNICPSEDGDPVTNCPTAPETRNIVKEMCEGMGSCVLEGKADKLQKRKHCYGVQKYLLVNYTCVPQKKELVLCDSEKSILFCPSDWVLKVNSAFWGRQSSTLCPSVKGQEKCPGASETISKLRSKCSNIPFCPVKAFYKELQNGGENCPRVEKYLIVNYSCHPSPDVGRRGQLGLLPLSVYRSLRIRSKIWNPDDLRKRNAIIRRIIKKHKQTL